The following are encoded together in the Peromyscus leucopus breed LL Stock chromosome 1, UCI_PerLeu_2.1, whole genome shotgun sequence genome:
- the Actn3 gene encoding alpha-actinin-3 has translation MMMVMQPEGLGAGEGPFSGGGGGEYMEQEEDWDRDLLLDPAWEKQQRKTFTAWCNSHLRKAGTQIENIEEDFRNGLKLMLLLEVISGERLPRPDKGKMRFHKIANVNKALDFIASKGVKLVSIGAEEIVDGNLKMTLGMIWTIILRFAIQDISVEETSAKEGLLLWCQRKTAPYRNVNVQNFHTSWKDGLALCALIHRHRPDLIDYAKLRKDDPIGNLNTAFEVAEKYLDIPKMLDAEDIVNTPKPDEKAIMTYVSCFYHAFAGAEQAETAANRICKVLAVNQENEKLMEEYEKLASELLEWIRRTVPWLENRAGEPSMSAMQRKLEDFRDYRRLHKPPRVQEKCQLEINFNTLQTKLRLSHRPAFMPSEGKLVSDIANAWRGLEQVEKGYEDWLLSEIRRLQRLQHLAEKFQQKASLHEAWTRGKEEMLNQHDYDSASLQEVRALLRRHEAFESDLAAHQDRVEHIAALAQELNELDYHEAASVNSRCQAICDQWDNLGTLTQKRRDALERMEKLLETIDQLQLEFARRAAPFNNWLDGAIEDLQDAWLVHSVEETQSLLTAHEQFKATLPEADRERGAILGIQAEIQKICQTYGLRPKSTNPYINLSSQDINTKWDTVRKLVPSRDQTLQEELARQQVNERLRRQFAAQANAIGPWIQGKVEEVGRLAAGLAGSLEEQMAGLRQQEQNIINYKSNIDRLEGDHQLLQESLVFDNKHTVYSMEHIRVGWEQLLTSIARTINEVENQVLTRDAKGLSQEQLNEFRASFNHFDRKRNGMMEPDDFRACLISMGYDLGEVEFARIMTMVDPNAAGVVTFQAFIDFMTRETAETDTAEQVVASFKILAGDKNYITPEELRRELPAEQAEYCIRRMAPYKGSGAPPGALDYVAFSSALYGESDL, from the exons ATGATGATGGTTATGCAGCCCGAGGGTCTAGGGGCCGGGGAGGGGCCCTTCtcgggcggcgggggcggcgagTACATGGAACAGGAGGAAGACTGGGACCGCGACTTGCTGTTGGACCCGGCCTGGGAGAAACAGCAGCGGAAA ACCTTCACTGCATGGTGCAACTCACATCTGCGCAAGGCAGGCACCCAGATCGAGAACATTGAAGAGGACTTCCGCAATGGCCTCAAGCTCATGCTGCTCCTGGAGGTCATTTCCG GAGAGAGGCTGCCCAGGCCAGACAAAGGCAAGATGCGCTTCCACAAAATCGCCAACGTCAATAAGGCCCTGGACTTCATTGCTAGCAAAGGAGTGAAGCTTGTGTCCATTGGGGCTGAAG AAATTGTTGATGGGAACCTGAAGATGACCCTGGGCATGATTTGGACCATCATCCTCCGCTTTGCCATCCAGGACATCTCTGTAGAGG AGACCTCGGCCAAAGAAGGCTTGCTTCTCTGGTGTCAGCGGAAAACAGCACCGTACCGCAATGTCAATGTGCAGAACTTCCATACCAG CTGGAAGGATGGCCTGGCCCTCTGTGCTCTCATCCACCGCCACCGGCCAGACCTCATTGACTATGCCAAGCTGCGCAAG GATGACCCAATTGGAAACCTGAACACTGCCTTTGAGGTGGCTGAGAAATACCTGGACATCCCTAAGATGCTGGATGCAGAAG ACATTGTGAACACCCCCAAACCAGACGAGAAAGCCATCATGACCTATGTCTCCTGTTTCTACCATGCGTTTGCTggggctgagcag GCAGAGACCGCTGCCAACAGGATCTGCAAAGTGTTAGCTGTGAACCAAGAAAACGAGAAACTGATGGAGGAGTATGAGAAACTGGCCAGCGAG CTGCTGGAGTGGATCCGCCGCACTGTCCCATGGCTGGAGAACCGCGCAGGTGAACCCAGTATGAGTGCGATGCAGCGCAAGCTGGAAGACTTCCGGGACTACAGACGCCTGCACAAACCTCCCCGTGTGCAAGAGAAATGCCAGCTGGAGATCAACTTCAACACACTGCAGACCAAGCTGCGCCTGAGCCACCgccctgctttcatgccctctgAGGGCAAGCTGGTTTCG GACATAGCCAATGCGTGGCGGGGACTGGAGCAGGTGGAAAAGGGCTATGAGGACTGGctgctctcagagatcaggcGTCTGCAGCGGCTTCAGCACCTGGCTGAGAAGTTCCAACAGAAGGCTTCCCTGCATGAAGCTTGGACCCGGG GCAAAGAGGAGATGCTGAACCAGCACGACTACGACTCAGCTTCGCTGCAGGAGGTCCGTGCGCTGTTGCGGCGCCACGAGGCCTTTGAGAGCGACCTGGCTGCGCACCAAGACCGGGTGGAGCACATTGCCGCACTGGCCCAAGAACTCAA TGAGCTGGACTACCATGAGGCAGCCTCAGTGAATAGCCGCTGCCAAGCCATCTGTGACCAGTGGGATAACTTGGGTACACTGACCCAGAAGAGGAGAGATGCGCTCGAG AGGATGGAGAAGCTCCTGGAAACCATTGACCAGCTGCAGCTGGAGTTTGCTCGGCGGGCAGCACCCTTCAACAACTGGCTGGATGGGGCTATTGAGGACCTGCAGGATGCGTGGCTAGTGCACTCTGTGGAAGAGACTCAG AGCCTGCTCACAGCGCATGAACAATTCAAGGCAACACTGCCAGAGGCTGATCGAGAGCGAGGGGCCATCCTGGGTATCCAAGCAGAGATCCAGAAGATCTGCCAAACGTACGGGCTGCGGCCAAAGTCCACCAACCCCTACATCAACCTCAGCTCGCAGGACATCAACACTAAGTGGGACACG GTCCGAAAGCTGGTGCCCAGCCGTGACCAGACCCTGCAGGAGGAACTGGCACGGCAGCAGGTGAATGAGCGGCTCCGGCGACAGTTTGCCGCCCAGGCCAATGCCATAGGACCCTGGATCCAGGGAAAGGTGGAG GAGGTAGGGCGGCTGGCTGCTGGGTTGGCCGGCTCTCTGGAGGAGCAGATGGCCGGTCTACGGCAGCAGGAGCAGAACATCATCAATTACAAGAGCAACATCGACCGGCTGGAGGGTGACCACCAGCTGCTGCAGGAGAGCCTGGTCTTTGACAACAAGCACACAGTCTACAGCATGGAG CACATTCGTGTGGGCTGGGAGCAGCTGCTCACCTCCATTGCCCGCACCATCAATGAGGTAGAGAACCAGGTACTGACCCGAGATGCCAAGGGCCTGAGCCAGGAGCAGCTCAACGAGTTCCGGGCATCCTTCAACCACTTTGACCGG AAGCGGAATGGGATGATGGAGCCTGATGACTTCCGAGCTTGCCTCATCTCCATGGGTTATGACCTG GGCGAAGTGGAGTTTGCTCGCATCATGACTATGGTGGACCCTAATGCAGCCGGGGTTGTGACCTTCCAAGCCTTCATTGACTTCATGACCCGAGAGACTGCGGAGACAGACACGGCTGAACAAGTTGTAGCCTCCTTCAAAATCCTGGCAGGAGACAAG AACTACATTACCCCGGAAGAGCTGCGGCGAGAGCTCCCAGCTGAGCAGGCTGAGTACTGCATCCGTCGGATGGCGCCCTACAAAGGATCTGGGGCTCCGCCCGGAGCCCTGGACTACGTGGCTTTCTCCAGTGCCCTCTATGGAGAGAGTGACCTCTGA
- the Ctsf gene encoding cathepsin F isoform X1: MAPLLQLLWLLALLRAVALVPVPAKPRADDEQAWDLSPPELLAPARFALDMYNYGRAAGMRAVLGAVRGRVRRVGRGSLFSLEATMEEPPCNDPLVCLLPVTKKTMLCSFEVLDELGKHMLLRRDCGPVNTKATEYGNETFSSFLPMLNKDPLPQDFSVKMATVFEDFMKTYNRTYESKEETQWRLTVFTRNMVRAQKIQALDRGTAQYGITKFSDLTGGDEEEFYTIYLNPLLQKEPGRKMSLAKPVDDLAPPEWDWRKKGAVTEVKDQGMCGSCWAFSVTGNVEGQWFLNQGTLLSLSEQELLDCDKTDKACLGGLPSNAYTAIKNLGGLETEDDYSYQGHVQTCSFSAQRAKVYINDSVELSKNENKMAAWLAQKGPISVAINAFGMQFYRHGIAHPLRPLCSPWLIDHAVLLVGYGNRSNTPYWAIKNSWGSNWGEEGYYYLYRGSGACGVNTMASSAVVN; this comes from the exons ATGGCGccgctgctgcagctgctgtggctgctggcgcTGCTCCGGGCCGTGGCCCTGGTCCCGGTCCCCGCCAAGCCCCGGGCCGACGACGAGCAGGCCTGGGATCTGTCGCCCCCGGAGCTGCTGGCGCCCGCCCGCTTCGCGCTGGACATGTACAATTACGGCCGTGCTGCGGGGATGAGAGCCGTGCTGGGGGCCGTACGCGGGCGCGTCCGCCGG GTGGGTCGGGGCTCTCTGTTCTCCCTGGAAGCCACAATGGAGGAGCCACCTTGCAATGATCCGCTGGTGTGCCTGCTCCCCGTGACCAAGAAAACCATG ctctgcagcttcgaAGTCCTGGATGAGCTAGGAAAACACATGCTGCTGAGGAGGGACTGTGGCCCAGTGAATACGAAGGCTACAG AGTATGGAAATGAGACGTTCAGCTCATTCCTTCCGATGCTGAACAAGGATCCCCTCCCCCAG GACTTTTCTGTAAAGATGGCCACAGTCTTCGAGGACTTCATGAAGACCTATAACCGCACTTACGAATCAAAGGAAG AAACCCAGTGGCGCTTGACTGTCTTTACCAGAAACATGGTACGAGCACAGAAGATTCAGGCCCTGGACCGTGGCACAGCTCAGTATGGGATCACCAAGTTCAGTGACCTCACAGGTGGGGATG AGGAGGAATTCTACACCATCTACTTGAATCCCCTTTTACAAAAGGAGCCTGGCAGGAAGATGAGTCTAGCCAAGCCCGTAGATGATCTCGCCCCGCCCGAATGGgactggaggaagaaaggggctgTCACTGAAGTGAAGGACCAG GGCATGTGTGGCTCCTGCTGGGCCTTCTCTGTCACAGGCAATGTGGAGGGCCAGTGGTTCCTGAACCAGGGGACTCTGCTCTCCCTGTCAGAGCAGG AGCTCTTGGATTGTGACAAGACGGACAAGGCCTGCTTGGGTGGATTGCCCTCCAATGCCTACACAGCCATAAAGAATTTGG GAGGGCTGGAGACAGAGGATGACTACAGCTACCAGGGCCATGTTCAGACCTGCAGCTTCTCAGCACAGAGAGCAAAAGTCTACATCAATGATTCAGTGGAGCTGAGCAAGAATGAGAACA AGATGGCAGCTTGGCTGGCTCAGAAAGGACCGATCTCAGTCGCCATCAATGCCTTTGGCATGCAG TTCTATCGCCATGGGATTGCTCACCCTCTCCGGCCCCTCTGCAGCCCCTGGCTCATCGACCACGCTGTGTTGCTGGTGGGCTATGGCAACC GCTCCAACACTCCTTATTGGGCCATCAAGAACAGCTGGGGCAGTAACTGGGGTGAGGAG GGTTACTACTACCTGTACCGTGGCTCTGGAGCCTGTGGTGTGAACACCATGGCCAGCTCAGCAGTGGTGAACTGA
- the Ctsf gene encoding cathepsin F isoform X2: MAPLLQLLWLLALLRAVALVPVPAKPRADDEQAWDLSPPELLAPARFALDMYNYGRAAGMRAVLGAVRGRVRRVGRGSLFSLEATMEEPPCNDPLVCLLPVTKKTMLCSFEVLDELGKHMLLRRDCGPVNTKATEYGNETFSSFLPMLNKDPLPQDFSVKMATVFEDFMKTYNRTYESKEETQWRLTVFTRNMVRAQKIQALDRGTAQYGITKFSDLTEEEFYTIYLNPLLQKEPGRKMSLAKPVDDLAPPEWDWRKKGAVTEVKDQGMCGSCWAFSVTGNVEGQWFLNQGTLLSLSEQELLDCDKTDKACLGGLPSNAYTAIKNLGGLETEDDYSYQGHVQTCSFSAQRAKVYINDSVELSKNENKMAAWLAQKGPISVAINAFGMQFYRHGIAHPLRPLCSPWLIDHAVLLVGYGNRSNTPYWAIKNSWGSNWGEEGYYYLYRGSGACGVNTMASSAVVN; the protein is encoded by the exons ATGGCGccgctgctgcagctgctgtggctgctggcgcTGCTCCGGGCCGTGGCCCTGGTCCCGGTCCCCGCCAAGCCCCGGGCCGACGACGAGCAGGCCTGGGATCTGTCGCCCCCGGAGCTGCTGGCGCCCGCCCGCTTCGCGCTGGACATGTACAATTACGGCCGTGCTGCGGGGATGAGAGCCGTGCTGGGGGCCGTACGCGGGCGCGTCCGCCGG GTGGGTCGGGGCTCTCTGTTCTCCCTGGAAGCCACAATGGAGGAGCCACCTTGCAATGATCCGCTGGTGTGCCTGCTCCCCGTGACCAAGAAAACCATG ctctgcagcttcgaAGTCCTGGATGAGCTAGGAAAACACATGCTGCTGAGGAGGGACTGTGGCCCAGTGAATACGAAGGCTACAG AGTATGGAAATGAGACGTTCAGCTCATTCCTTCCGATGCTGAACAAGGATCCCCTCCCCCAG GACTTTTCTGTAAAGATGGCCACAGTCTTCGAGGACTTCATGAAGACCTATAACCGCACTTACGAATCAAAGGAAG AAACCCAGTGGCGCTTGACTGTCTTTACCAGAAACATGGTACGAGCACAGAAGATTCAGGCCCTGGACCGTGGCACAGCTCAGTATGGGATCACCAAGTTCAGTGACCTCACAG AGGAGGAATTCTACACCATCTACTTGAATCCCCTTTTACAAAAGGAGCCTGGCAGGAAGATGAGTCTAGCCAAGCCCGTAGATGATCTCGCCCCGCCCGAATGGgactggaggaagaaaggggctgTCACTGAAGTGAAGGACCAG GGCATGTGTGGCTCCTGCTGGGCCTTCTCTGTCACAGGCAATGTGGAGGGCCAGTGGTTCCTGAACCAGGGGACTCTGCTCTCCCTGTCAGAGCAGG AGCTCTTGGATTGTGACAAGACGGACAAGGCCTGCTTGGGTGGATTGCCCTCCAATGCCTACACAGCCATAAAGAATTTGG GAGGGCTGGAGACAGAGGATGACTACAGCTACCAGGGCCATGTTCAGACCTGCAGCTTCTCAGCACAGAGAGCAAAAGTCTACATCAATGATTCAGTGGAGCTGAGCAAGAATGAGAACA AGATGGCAGCTTGGCTGGCTCAGAAAGGACCGATCTCAGTCGCCATCAATGCCTTTGGCATGCAG TTCTATCGCCATGGGATTGCTCACCCTCTCCGGCCCCTCTGCAGCCCCTGGCTCATCGACCACGCTGTGTTGCTGGTGGGCTATGGCAACC GCTCCAACACTCCTTATTGGGCCATCAAGAACAGCTGGGGCAGTAACTGGGGTGAGGAG GGTTACTACTACCTGTACCGTGGCTCTGGAGCCTGTGGTGTGAACACCATGGCCAGCTCAGCAGTGGTGAACTGA